The Leptotrichia sp. OH3620_COT-345 region GAATTAAATGCCTTGTATTTCCCTTCTGGTGTTATAGCAAGTAAAAATCTTATTTTTCCTCCGTAACCTTTAGTTTTTACACTATATACATATCCTGAAACTTTCCCGTTTTCCTCTGCTTTAAATATTGTTTCTATAATTTTTGAATCTTTAGGAGCCTCTTCTTCACTAAATTCGGTATTTTTATTGAACATCACTTCAAGTTTTTTATTCTGTTTGGCTATATTTGCATTTTTTATTGTTTCTTTAGTTAAGGAGTTTGTTATTGAGAGGACAAATGCCGAAACTATACTGACAATTGCTAGAAATAAACTTAAATATAAAGACTTTTTCATAATTATGCACCTCTCCAGAATAATGTTATCAATAAAGCACTTATTCCAATAAGTCCTATAACATATATTTTCTTTCTATTTTCATTTTCATTTGTAGGAGATATTGTATACCTGTCTATCATAGGTGTCAACATATTCATAATAAGTATCGAATAAAGAACACCTTCAGGCATATTCGACCTGTATCTTAAAAGCATTGTAAAAAATGCCGCTCCTATTGCAAATATTATTTTCCCGTATGGACTTGAAGGGGATGTAACGGGATCAGTCAGCATAAACACTCCTCCAAATATCAATCCTCCTATCCCTATCTGTACTAAGGCAAAACCGAAAGGGGATAATCCGTGAACGAGTGCTGTTATAAAAGTGATTATAAAAGAAGTTCCTATATAAAACACAGGTAATCTCCAGTCCAAAACTTTCTTAATCGCTAAAAATATTCCCAATATTATTATAAGTAAAGCAAAAGTTTCTCCAATAGATCCTTTATAAAATCCTATATATAAATTTGTCAGAGATACACCCACATTTCCTGACCATCCTGTTCCTGAAAGCATTGTTGTAGGGGTAGCACCGCTCACTGAATCTACTGCCTTTGAAGGTAATACAGCCGTTAATTTATCTCCATAGGACATCATCACAAAAACCCGACCTATAAGAGCAGGATTAAATATATTCTGTCCAAATCCTCCAAATATTAATTTCCCTATAAGTATGGAAAATAGACTTCCTGATATAACTACATAATAAGGAGTACCTATAGGTAAAATAAGTGCGAACAGTATTGCAGTTACATAAGGAAATGATCGGTTTACAGCTTTTAATATATCCTTTTCTTTAAGCATATAAAAATAAGCCGCTTCACATAAATATGCTGAAATCAGTGATACTGCAATCATTAAAACTGCTTTTATTCCGTAATCAGCTCCAAGAGTAAAATAATATCCTGCGGAAACTGCAGAAACAATTAATAGAGTTATTGTAAGATAGAGCATTATTTCCTGTGTGGATAAAATATTTCTGTAATTCGGTGTAGTTCTTTTAAATATTATTTTCATTTTATTTGCCACCTGCCTTTCGGGCATTGGCTATTCTTGTTTTTGCCTTTCCTACCCAGTCGGTAACTTCTATTTTAGAAGGACAGATAAATGAGCATAGTCCACATGTTATGCATTTATCTGCTCCGGCATTTGTTACACTATCCAAATCTTTCATTTTTTCTCCGTTCATTATCTGGACAGGCTGTATCTTTGCGGGACAATATTCTACACAAAGTCCGCAACGCAGACAAGGCATTTCATCCGTATCCTTTTTAGGAAGTATAGTTACCGAATTGCTGTAACTG contains the following coding sequences:
- a CDS encoding FMN-binding protein, whose translation is MKKSLYLSLFLAIVSIVSAFVLSITNSLTKETIKNANIAKQNKKLEVMFNKNTEFSEEEAPKDSKIIETIFKAEENGKVSGYVYSVKTKGYGGKIRFLLAITPEGKYKAFNSLEHNETPGFGTKMDEEVYKSQFTEKSVSDDIDGISGATVTSKGLDKGIKEAVAHFEKNYKKEDRK
- a CDS encoding RnfABCDGE type electron transport complex subunit D; the encoded protein is MKIIFKRTTPNYRNILSTQEIMLYLTITLLIVSAVSAGYYFTLGADYGIKAVLMIAVSLISAYLCEAAYFYMLKEKDILKAVNRSFPYVTAILFALILPIGTPYYVVISGSLFSILIGKLIFGGFGQNIFNPALIGRVFVMMSYGDKLTAVLPSKAVDSVSGATPTTMLSGTGWSGNVGVSLTNLYIGFYKGSIGETFALLIIILGIFLAIKKVLDWRLPVFYIGTSFIITFITALVHGLSPFGFALVQIGIGGLIFGGVFMLTDPVTSPSSPYGKIIFAIGAAFFTMLLRYRSNMPEGVLYSILIMNMLTPMIDRYTISPTNENENRKKIYVIGLIGISALLITLFWRGA